In Amycolatopsis coloradensis, one genomic interval encodes:
- a CDS encoding EF-hand domain-containing protein, translating into MTTAVKNDRLKKRFEKWDVNGNGKIEKSDFEAEAGRIITAFGEDPASPQARAVKDSFVAMYEYLAGKAGAGPNGALSERQFTEVIEAQIFQEGDSGFDRVVRPTIAAIVGLCDTDGDGEVNQQEFAKWLAAIGVESSAVAPAFRAIDVNGNGKLTVDELVHAVRDYHLGKSDVPLLGK; encoded by the coding sequence ATGACCACGGCGGTCAAGAACGACAGGCTCAAGAAGCGTTTTGAGAAGTGGGATGTCAACGGTAACGGCAAGATCGAGAAATCCGATTTCGAGGCCGAAGCCGGCCGGATCATCACCGCGTTCGGCGAAGACCCGGCGTCGCCCCAAGCGCGTGCGGTGAAAGACTCTTTCGTGGCGATGTACGAGTACCTGGCCGGTAAGGCGGGTGCCGGCCCGAACGGCGCTCTGAGCGAGAGGCAGTTCACCGAGGTGATCGAGGCGCAGATCTTCCAGGAGGGCGACTCGGGATTCGATCGTGTGGTCCGTCCCACCATCGCGGCGATCGTCGGCCTGTGCGACACCGACGGCGACGGCGAGGTCAACCAGCAGGAGTTCGCCAAGTGGCTGGCGGCCATCGGTGTCGAGTCCTCGGCCGTGGCCCCCGCGTTCCGGGCCATCGACGTGAACGGCAACGGAAAACTGACCGTCGACGAACTCGTGCACGCGGTACGCGACTACCATCTCGGCAAATCGGACGTGCCCTTGCTGGGCAAGTGA
- a CDS encoding DUF6917 domain-containing protein, which produces MREDGPKREITGTVVKVLVHHRDDRGMSLEPFASRCVRAGEIHELVTTSHDDTEPGAPIDRVGFLGFAEIDRAGVLDRGDELWIGGQLVGTVLGFDGCHFPNHYNILISVTRPVTGEELGLKPELEVRFRGRW; this is translated from the coding sequence ATGCGCGAGGACGGGCCGAAGCGGGAGATCACCGGCACGGTGGTGAAGGTGCTGGTGCATCACCGTGACGATCGGGGAATGAGCCTCGAGCCGTTCGCCAGCCGATGCGTTCGCGCCGGTGAGATCCACGAACTCGTCACGACCAGCCACGACGACACGGAGCCCGGAGCGCCGATCGATCGTGTCGGTTTCCTCGGCTTCGCCGAAATAGACCGGGCAGGCGTGCTCGACCGAGGCGACGAGCTGTGGATCGGCGGCCAACTCGTCGGCACCGTGCTCGGCTTCGACGGATGCCATTTTCCCAATCACTACAACATTCTCATCAGCGTCACGCGGCCCGTCACCGGCGAAGAGCTCGGCTTGAAGCCGGAACTGGAAGTGCGTTTCCGCGGCAGGTGGTGA